The Glaciimonas sp. PCH181 nucleotide sequence GTGGCAATGAAGGTCAACGTTCAACATCTAGGAGGCTCAATAAGTCACGAGTTAAAGGAATGATTGTACGCCCCTTGCCACCATTTTGTTGCGAGCGCACATTACGCCGATGTGACACCCTTTTATCTATACCCGATAATTTATTAATAGCTGGTGATTTACGTTTTCTGATCTGCCAGAAATCGCTCTATTGTCTCTGCCAATAATTGGGGCTGATCGTGATGCAGCATATGTCCGGCCTCGGCAATCATTACAAGACGTGCATCTGCAAGACACGCTATACGCCGATCAACCTCTGCACGCATAACATCCTTGCCGCCCATCCATCGCCACAGGTCGGTATCTTCGGCTTCAACACATAATACCGGCGCATGAATCTGACGCCAACACGCCAACATTTCATCGACTTTCGGAAGGACCGGATTGATAAGTTTATGCGCGGGATCACCAAGAATTTCCCATTTTCCCGAACTTGTCTCGCTGGCCCAGTATTGCGCCAAAAAAGCAGCGCGTGCATTTGTCAGTCGAGGATTGTTCTTTTTCAAACGCTCAGCGACAGCGGCTTCCGATGCATAACCGTGCATCACTGGCGCTACGCGTAATGCATCTAACCATTTGGCATAGCGTCCGGGCGCTTGATCCGGTTGCGATACCGCAGGACCAAATCCTTCCAGATTGATTAGTTTATTAATCCGCTGAAGCCGCACGCCCGCATATAAACCGGCGATATAGCCACCCATGC carries:
- a CDS encoding alpha/beta fold hydrolase → MKVSQSDFIQVRGLRYHIRRWGRPDAPQLFMLHGWMDVSASFQFVVDCLAQDWQVIAPDWRGFGLTQRGPADVYWFPDYLADLDAILQHYAGQESVNLLGHSMGGYIAGLYAGVRLQRINKLINLEGFGPAVSQPDQAPGRYAKWLDALRVAPVMHGYASEAAVAERLKKNNPRLTNARAAFLAQYWASETSSGKWEILGDPAHKLINPVLPKVDEMLACWRQIHAPVLCVEAEDTDLWRWMGGKDVMRAEVDRRIACLADARLVMIAEAGHMLHHDQPQLLAETIERFLADQKT